The Sorex araneus isolate mSorAra2 chromosome X, mSorAra2.pri, whole genome shotgun sequence DNA segment gttcaatccccggcatcccattggctcccctgagcaccacgaggagtgattcctgagtgcagagccaggagtcagccctgagcactgccaggtgggaccgaaaaaacaaaacccaaaaaagcaaagcccCGAGTTCAGGACAAGCCCGTCTCCCATCCCAGGGCGTGGGTCCATCTCCCCGCCGTTCACCCCGACACCGGCATTACCGcctctgggcgtggccccagGATGTCACCCCCGCGGGGCACGGAGGGGACGGTGCTTACCCAGCACACACGGGGTCATGTAGAAGCCGTCCTTCAGCTTGGGGTCCTCGGGCATGTAGGGGTCCCCGCCGCACAGCACCTTGGCGCCCTGCGGGGAGGAAACACGGGCACCGTGGGGGCACGCGGGACCCCGGGGGCTTCCGGAAacccgcccgccggcccggccACCCCGAGCACCTGCGTCTTCGCCTCCCGCACGAAGCCCAGGACCAGCTCCAGGTGCGGCCGGTTGATGAGGGGCCCCATGCGCGTGTCCTCCAGCAGGGGGTCCCCGATCCTGATGCGCTGCGTGCGTTTGACCACCTCGGCCGTGAAGCGCTCCAGGATGTCCTTCTGCACGAACACCCTCGTGCCGTTGCAGCAcacctgggcgggggcggggcgtgaGCCTGGGCGGGGACGGCGCACAGGGACCGCcgcgcggcgggggggggggcacccaccTCGCCCTGAGTGAGGAAGTTGGCCATCAGTGCGCCCTTCACCGCGTTCTCGAGGTCGCAGTCCGAGAAGATGATGAGCGGGGACTTGCCGCCCAGCTCCAGCGTGACCGGCTTGATGCCCTGGGCCGACAGCTCCATGATCTGGGGGCGGGGCGGAAGGACGGGGCGCTGAGCGCCAAAGCCAACCCCACCTCTCCTCTGGCACCAATGGTCACGGGGGACCTCATGTGtgtgcacgtacacacacagacacacacacacagacacacacacatctggcCTTCCTCCACGCACACACGCAGACATGTGCaaagtatatacacacacacacacacacacacacacacacacagaggcacagagcacGTATCCAACCCTactccattctctctctcacacacacactcatgcacatacaccTGGCCTTcctcacgcacacacatgcagacatgtgcaaaatatacacatacacaacacatacCTGgtcaccctacacacacacacacacacagaggcacagagcaTGTATCTAACCcccctccattctctctctctcacacacacacacacacataagcatacACCTGGCCTTcctccatgcacacacatgcagacgcGTGCAGtgtatacacacagcacacatacccGACACCctccacatacacatgcacacgtgcccAGAGCACGCACCAACCCTGCTCCGTTCgcctgcccttcccctccctcgcAGGCCTGGCCCAGAGGTCAGCGGGCAGAGTCTCCATgcctcctgggtgtggcccagccccagaGAACCCCGGAGCAGGGTTCCGGCCGCCCTTGGCgctgggggaggccacacccgggGGCTCAGCTGACCTTcagcccgcgcccgcccctcctGGCAGCCCGCAGACCCACCTTCCTGCCCGTGGGCACGCTCCCGGTGAAGGAGACCTTGGCCACGTCGGGGTGGCGGCACAGCAGCTGCCCCGTGACCGCCCCGCCCTGCACCACGTTGAACAGGCCCGGGGGGGCCCCGGCCTGCGTGTAGATCTCGGCCAGCAGCAGGGTCGACACGGGCGTGAACGGCGACGGCTTGAAGACCATGGCGTTACCTGCGGGTGGGCACTGGGGGCCTCAGcggcgggggatggggggcaggactgactgcccctccccccacaccggCCCAGAGACAGGTGGACGCGGCCACGCAGGGACTCAGGGCCACACCTCAGGCCTCCTGACCCAGGACCCCGGGTCTGCTGGCTTCCCGGGGAAGCTTCTAGAACCCGTTTCCTTATTCCTTATTCTAGAAGGTTCTCCTCAAACAGAGCAGGCCGGAGGCCTCTCGGACGGCCCAGTGGGGTGGCCGGACCTGCACCTCCCTGGGTCGCAGcaacaccctccccctccccagcccacccctgccccactgctggctctgctgggggggagggggtactCACCGCAGGCCAGGGCGGGCGCCGACTTCCAGCACGCGATCTGGAAGGGGTAGTTCCAGGCCCCGATGCCCACGCACACCCCGAGGGGCTCCCGCCGGGTGTAGCCGAAGGACCCGCCGGGCAGCTGCACGTGCTCGCCTGGAGGGACGGGAGGGCAGTGAGGGCGCAAGGACCCCCCCACAGGCGCCCCATCCGCCCAGGTCCACCTCCAGGCGGGGAGACACTGGAACTCAGGCCCCGCCCTGGGCCCCCCCTAACTCCCTCGGGGCTGCGGCCGCTGGGGTCCGTCGCAGAGGCCAGGCCGGGGCCGTCCCCCCGCTCACCCGCCATGGAGCCGGCCAGGCCCGCGTAGtactccaggcactgccaggcagTGTCCACGTCCAGGCGCGCCTCGAAGACCGACTTGCCGTTGTTGATGGTCTCGATCACGGCGATCTCGTCCTTCCGCTcctgggtggggggagcatgGGGACAGGGACAAGCGTCAAGGCTCCAAGGGGTCAGGCCTGGGCCTCGCGCCGGGCCCAGCGGGTAAAGGCGTGTTGGTGGGAGGCGGAGAGCGCGCGTGGACGCGTGGTGAGCGTGCAGTTCCCGTAGACACACGTCTGCATGGACGGGCCGAGCCAGCAGGTCCCCCAGACTCAGGACCTGATACCAACTGTCTGACATGTCGGCTGGGGACCCCGTGAGTCACGTCAATGTGGGGGGGGCCACggcatgggattgggggggggggctgctcggCTTCCAGCCCTAGGGGATGAGTCTTGTGGGGTCACGGCAGGGAAAGGGCAGGAAAACACATAGTCACGACCTGCTGGCTGGTGACACCCGTCACTTCCCTGTCCCCGGAGACGGTCGATCAGCTCAGGAACCAAAGACCGAGAATGCAGCCGACCGCTGCGGTCACCAGAGAAAAGAGGGCAGCGGGccgagcatttgccttgcgtacagcagacccgggttcgacccctggcatcacacgtggacccctgagcccccggGTGCGGCCCCCCAGACTACAACTGACAAAAGGAGCGATGGTCCAGCAGCGTGTTTTTGCCTggcacctgggttcgatccctggcatcctagagGATCTCCGGatcgatcactgccaggagtgattcctgagcacagagccaggagtaacccttgagcaccgctgggtgtgactccaagcgaccaaaccaaaccagagaaGTCAGAAGTGAGAGAATTGCAACAGAAAGCAggcggcgggggctggagcgatagcacagtgggaagggcatttgccttgcacgtggctgacccgggttgattcccagcatcctatagggtcccccaagcactgacaggagtaattcctgagtgcagagccaggagtgacccctgtgcatcgctgggtgtgacccaaaaaggaaaaaaaaaaaaaaaagaaagcaggcaGCGGGCCATGGCAGCTCTCAGCAGAGAAGGGAGGCGGGTGTCGCTGACACTCGAGGTGTTGAGACGTGTCCGACCCCCACAGGGGCCCGGGCAGGAGGGGCTTCGGGGCTTACCCCGGGCTCCGTGGAGAGCGGCAGGGGGTCCCCAGGAGAAGCACCGAGTCAGCGGGAAGGAGCAGATGGCCGACAGGCGCCCGCTGGCCACGGGGCCGCGcctggtgggtggggtggggggaagtgacCGGCCAGCCTGCCCCCTCGGAGTCCAGAGCGAAGAGGAAGGAAGCAGgacagcaggaagaggaggaggttcAGTTTTCAGTTCAAGGACCAGGGATCAGCTCTCGGGCCTTTTCCAGACTCGACCCTCGGAGAGGCCCCATCGGCCGGGCTGGCCCGGCGAGAACCTCGTTCTGGGGGGGTGGTTCTGAGATGGTTCTGGGGCTCTGAGACGCCGGGCCgctgcagggagggagagagaggatggggtggggagcactGCAGGCAAAGAGCACCCCAAGGAGGgcgggctgccccccaccccctggctggAAACAGCCCTGGACGAGGCAGCCGCCAGACGAGGAGGAAGAGGGCGAACAAAAGCAGCctctcggggccggagtgatagcacagcggggagggcatttgcctggcacacggccgacccgggttcgattcccagcatcccaaagggtctcctgagcactgccaggggtaattcctgagtgcagagccaggagtgacccctgtgcatcgccgggtgtgaccctcccaaaaaaaaaagaaaaaagcgaggagtaacccctgagcatcgctgggtgaaaaaaaaaaaaaaaaagcagcctctTGCAGTGTTTGTGGACCCACACGTGGCAGAGCA contains these protein-coding regions:
- the ALDH9A1 gene encoding 4-trimethylaminobutyraldehyde dehydrogenase; the protein is MFALARPLILRALRPAAAAAMSTGTFVVSQPLNYRGGARVSPADDSGSEKAFEPATGRVIATFPCSGEKEVNLAVQDAQAAFKLWKQKSGMERGQVLLEAARIIRERKDEIAVIETINNGKSVFEARLDVDTAWQCLEYYAGLAGSMAGEHVQLPGGSFGYTRREPLGVCVGIGAWNYPFQIACWKSAPALACGNAMVFKPSPFTPVSTLLLAEIYTQAGAPPGLFNVVQGGAVTGQLLCRHPDVAKVSFTGSVPTGRKIMELSAQGIKPVTLELGGKSPLIIFSDCDLENAVKGALMANFLTQGEVCCNGTRVFVQKDILERFTAEVVKRTQRIRIGDPLLEDTRMGPLINRPHLELVLGFVREAKTQGAKVLCGGDPYMPEDPKLKDGFYMTPCVLAGCTDDMRCVKEEIFGPVMSILPFDTEDEVLRRANDTTFGLAAGVFTRDIQRAHRVAAELQAGVCYINNYNVSPVELPFGGYKKSGFGRENGRVTIEYYSQLKTVCVEMGDVESVF